A region of Moorena producens PAL-8-15-08-1 DNA encodes the following proteins:
- a CDS encoding type II toxin-antitoxin system HicB family antitoxin, with protein sequence MKYSILIQWSEEDNSYVASLPEWGKYARTHGETYEEALENAKEVLEDLVYAYRQVNKELPIPQILQLA encoded by the coding sequence ATGAAATATAGTATTTTAATTCAATGGTCAGAAGAAGATAACTCTTATGTGGCTAGTTTACCGGAATGGGGAAAATATGCTCGGACACATGGTGAAACCTATGAGGAAGCTCTTGAGAATGCTAAGGAAGTTTTAGAGGATTTGGTGTACGCCTATAGGCAAGTTAATAAAGAGTTACCAATTCCACAGATATTACAATTAGCCTAG
- a CDS encoding DUF29 domain-containing protein, translating into MKPYTSYETDYYQWINETVENLRNRNFSEVDWDNLIEEIESMGKSEKRALLSLLTRLLEHLLKLAYWKSEQERNRNHWAAEVVNFRTQIKTIIEDSPSLCPQLETLYKKAYPSAVKSVSKLFTLPPEAEIDLSQALDDDWFP; encoded by the coding sequence ATGAAACCATACACATCCTATGAAACTGACTACTATCAATGGATAAACGAAACCGTAGAAAATCTCCGAAACCGTAATTTTAGTGAAGTGGACTGGGATAATTTAATTGAAGAAATTGAAAGCATGGGTAAAAGTGAAAAGCGAGCATTATTGAGTCTTTTAACCCGTCTTTTAGAACACCTGCTGAAACTAGCTTATTGGAAGTCTGAACAAGAACGCAATAGGAATCATTGGGCAGCTGAAGTTGTTAACTTTCGCACCCAAATTAAAACTATTATTGAGGATAGCCCTAGCCTTTGTCCTCAACTAGAAACTTTATACAAAAAAGCTTATCCTAGTGCAGTAAAATCTGTTTCTAAACTGTTTACACTTCCTCCAGAAGCGGAAATTGATCTTAGCCAAGCTTTGGATGACGATTGGTTTCCATAA
- a CDS encoding anacyclamide/piricyclamide family prenylated cyclic peptide has protein sequence MKTKKLTPLQAAPVQRETVTNASTADANAIAPARAGGGRGIPMGAPFAGDDAE, from the coding sequence ATGAAAACTAAGAAACTAACTCCCCTTCAAGCTGCTCCTGTTCAGCGTGAAACTGTGACGAATGCTTCAACAGCAGATGCTAATGCGATCGCACCGGCTCGTGCAGGCGGCGGCAGGGGGATCCCGATGGGTGCTCCTTTTGCGGGCGACGACGCTGAGTAG
- a CDS encoding DUF2281 domain-containing protein encodes MNTELALWKVVISLPEHLKRELLHYADYLRENYPNNTQSDQEKIGTTHGYGSWAGQIIMSDDFDEPLEDLAEYM; translated from the coding sequence ATGAATACTGAGTTAGCCTTATGGAAAGTCGTTATTAGTCTGCCTGAACATCTCAAGAGGGAACTATTGCATTATGCAGACTATTTACGAGAAAACTATCCAAATAATACACAATCTGATCAGGAAAAGATAGGAACCACTCACGGTTATGGTAGTTGGGCAGGTCAAATCATTATGTCAGATGATTTTGATGAACCATTAGAAGATTTGGCGGAATATATGTAA
- a CDS encoding type II toxin-antitoxin system VapC family toxin: MKALLDTNAFLWYLLGDTRLSIKVKGIIDTQTNLYFSIVSLWEISIKINIGKLQINRPIGDLFQELQSTNIKLLPILDKDIELYSALPFPSNHRDPFDRRLIVQAINHSLILISRDVKFDAYPIQRLWD, encoded by the coding sequence ATTAAAGCTCTTCTCGATACTAATGCTTTTCTTTGGTATTTACTAGGTGATACTCGTCTATCGATTAAAGTCAAGGGTATTATTGATACCCAAACAAACCTGTATTTTAGTATTGTTAGCCTTTGGGAAATTTCTATTAAAATTAATATTGGTAAGTTGCAAATTAATCGACCTATTGGAGATTTATTTCAAGAATTGCAATCTACCAATATTAAACTATTACCCATTCTCGATAAAGATATTGAGTTATATTCAGCACTTCCTTTTCCGTCGAATCATCGCGACCCCTTTGATAGAAGGTTAATTGTTCAAGCTATCAATCACTCTCTTATTTTAATTAGTAGAGATGTCAAGTTTGATGCTTATCCAATTCAAAGGTTATGGGATTGA
- a CDS encoding anacyclamide/piricyclamide family prenylated cyclic peptide, translating to MPKKKLLPKQTAPVPRNGVARQNEESVSESLSQYCAAGKWGQAHHPFAGDDAE from the coding sequence ATGCCCAAGAAAAAACTCCTACCCAAACAGACTGCTCCTGTGCCCCGTAACGGGGTAGCAAGGCAAAATGAGGAGTCAGTCTCCGAGTCTCTCTCCCAGTACTGTGCCGCCGGGAAATGGGGGCAGGCACACCATCCTTTTGCGGGAGACGACGCCGAGTAG
- a CDS encoding GNAT family N-acetyltransferase yields the protein MTTTYSPQITYQWLENFDAAASLEYDDYTCPSIASHWQGASLLGELLGLAAVENDEMVGLLVAELRKDPKTDTTSGVILSLFVHPENRRQGVGSGLITHLEAHVRELGCTQMELSYQATELTTVALEPLLERLGWETPKISLILAKFDSEHIAQAPWVHHYRFPKDFTLFPWAELTPAQEERIHERQKQKVWYPESLSPFLEPSKLEPLNSLGLLYQGEVVGWMVNHRVGPDTIRYTSMFVVPRFQRRGRGAMLIAESLMAQLDSDIAYYTFAVGESNQPMLEFVDRRLKPYLTSLTEAYRSLKKLGSRE from the coding sequence GTGACCACCACCTACTCCCCCCAAATTACCTATCAGTGGCTCGAAAACTTTGATGCTGCTGCTTCCTTAGAATACGATGACTATACCTGCCCCAGCATTGCTAGCCACTGGCAAGGTGCCAGCCTTCTCGGGGAACTGCTGGGTTTAGCAGCAGTGGAAAATGATGAAATGGTGGGCTTGCTGGTAGCAGAACTGCGCAAAGACCCCAAAACCGACACCACTAGTGGGGTCATTCTTTCCCTGTTTGTCCACCCGGAAAACCGCAGACAGGGGGTTGGCAGCGGGTTAATCACCCATCTGGAAGCCCACGTCCGGGAACTCGGTTGTACCCAAATGGAGCTATCCTACCAAGCCACAGAACTCACCACCGTTGCCTTGGAACCCTTGCTGGAAAGATTGGGATGGGAAACCCCTAAAATTTCCCTAATTTTGGCAAAATTTGATAGCGAACATATTGCCCAAGCCCCCTGGGTTCACCACTATCGTTTCCCCAAAGACTTCACCCTGTTTCCTTGGGCAGAGCTAACCCCAGCCCAGGAGGAACGGATTCACGAACGGCAAAAGCAAAAGGTTTGGTATCCTGAATCCTTGTCTCCGTTTCTGGAACCCTCAAAACTAGAACCCCTCAACAGTTTGGGTTTGCTCTATCAAGGAGAGGTTGTGGGTTGGATGGTGAACCACCGGGTTGGCCCGGATACTATCCGCTATACCTCGATGTTTGTGGTGCCACGGTTCCAACGGCGTGGCCGTGGTGCCATGCTAATTGCAGAGTCTCTCATGGCTCAACTCGATAGTGATATTGCTTACTATACCTTTGCCGTGGGGGAGAGTAACCAACCGATGCTTGAATTCGTGGATCGTCGCCTTAAACCTTATTTGACGTCGTTAACTGAAGCGTATCGGAGTCTTAAGAAATTAGGGAGTAGGGAGTAG
- a CDS encoding Uma2 family endonuclease, giving the protein MVQLTHKFQSFDEYLLYNDNSEKFYELFNGELIEMPPESGVNVQIANRIFLIFALMLGTDRVRGQGLELEVRGEPKNRYPDLTIIREEHIQQLSKRNTIRLSMSPPLLVVEVVSPGELQRERDYIAKRIQYQDCGIPEYWIVDPESQSILVLELKGNTYTEVGSFSGNDLVLSPGFKDINLKVSEVFEI; this is encoded by the coding sequence ATGGTACAACTGACCCATAAATTTCAAAGCTTTGACGAGTATTTATTATACAATGATAACTCGGAAAAATTCTATGAGTTATTTAATGGAGAGTTAATTGAAATGCCTCCCGAGTCAGGAGTAAATGTTCAAATTGCGAATCGTATTTTTCTGATTTTTGCGTTGATGCTCGGAACAGACAGAGTCAGAGGCCAAGGATTAGAATTAGAAGTTAGAGGTGAACCCAAAAACCGTTATCCTGATTTGACCATTATCCGAGAAGAGCATATTCAACAATTATCAAAGCGTAATACCATTCGCCTCTCTATGTCACCGCCTTTATTAGTGGTTGAAGTGGTTAGCCCCGGAGAATTACAACGAGAGCGAGATTATATTGCGAAAAGAATCCAATATCAGGATTGTGGCATTCCTGAATACTGGATTGTGGACCCGGAAAGTCAAAGTATCTTGGTATTAGAACTTAAGGGAAATACTTATACAGAAGTGGGTAGCTTTTCTGGGAATGATTTAGTGTTATCTCCTGGGTTTAAAGATATTAATTTGAAAGTGTCGGAAGTTTTTGAGATCTAG
- a CDS encoding DUF29 domain-containing protein, with product MNSINLKNLYEIDDAQWLEETIKLLKNKDFNQLDWDNLIEELEDLGREKKNAVASLLEQVIRHLLLLHYWTSESDYNAVHWQGEIYNFRIQLKRKLTTNLRNYLDDELSSIYNDALGFVKIKTQNSVTFPSECPYCLDQLLDIEWLPKE from the coding sequence ATGAATAGTATTAATTTAAAAAATCTCTACGAAATTGATGATGCCCAATGGCTAGAAGAAACCATTAAGCTCCTGAAAAATAAAGACTTTAATCAACTAGATTGGGATAACTTAATTGAGGAGTTAGAGGATTTGGGCAGAGAAAAGAAAAATGCTGTCGCTAGCCTTTTAGAACAAGTTATCCGTCATTTATTATTACTGCACTATTGGACAAGCGAATCTGACTATAATGCAGTTCACTGGCAAGGTGAAATCTATAACTTCCGAATTCAGCTCAAACGAAAGCTGACGACTAATCTCCGTAATTATCTAGATGATGAACTAAGTTCTATCTATAACGATGCCCTAGGATTTGTGAAGATAAAAACTCAGAATTCCGTAACTTTTCCTTCAGAATGTCCCTACTGTCTTGACCAATTACTGGATATCGAATGGTTGCCCAAGGAATAA
- a CDS encoding Uma2 family endonuclease, protein MITSTATITRDPTIPPLENGDQLTLAEFERRYSAMADFKKAELIEGIVYMASPLRITQHGEPHAQIMLWLGFYQTYTPNLQLGDNCTVRLDLENEAQPDALLRLKVGGQSTISQDGYVEGAPELIVEIAASTVSIDLHKKLNVYRRNGVQEYLVWRVDDGEFDWFRLSEGEYTQLEANPEGILCSEIFPGLWLNKAALLAGNLAKVLEILQQGLQSQE, encoded by the coding sequence ATGATCACATCAACTGCCACAATTACTCGGGACCCCACTATTCCTCCTTTAGAAAATGGGGATCAACTAACCCTTGCGGAATTTGAGCGTCGCTATTCCGCTATGGCTGATTTTAAGAAAGCCGAATTAATTGAAGGAATTGTTTACATGGCATCTCCCCTGAGAATTACACAACATGGCGAACCCCATGCTCAGATTATGTTGTGGTTAGGCTTCTACCAAACCTATACTCCTAACCTGCAATTAGGAGATAATTGTACTGTTAGGCTTGATCTTGAGAATGAAGCTCAACCCGATGCACTGCTTAGACTGAAAGTAGGAGGACAATCTACAATTAGTCAGGATGGCTATGTAGAAGGTGCGCCGGAGTTAATCGTAGAAATTGCGGCTAGCACTGTTTCTATTGATTTACACAAAAAATTAAACGTTTATCGCCGTAATGGAGTACAAGAGTATTTGGTATGGCGAGTTGATGATGGTGAATTTGATTGGTTTCGGTTAAGCGAAGGGGAATATACTCAACTGGAAGCCAATCCTGAGGGCATACTTTGTTCAGAAATTTTCCCTGGATTATGGTTAAATAAAGCTGCGTTATTAGCCGGAAACTTAGCCAAAGTTTTAGAAATATTGCAGCAGGGATTACAGAGTCAGGAGTAG
- a CDS encoding aspartoacylase, translating to MSNSEANNLKTINKVAIVGGTHGNEFTGVYLVKKFDKFPELITRPSFETLTKIGNPQAFKAARRYIDTDLNRCFAKSDLENPELSLLEQTRAKEMAKTLGPKGNSQVDFILDLHSSSANMGFTIILVNNDPFNLQLAAYLSSLDPLVRVLSSIEPGKENPFVNSLCNFGCSIEVGPIAPASLKGDIFQKTEALIYATLDYIEDYNNGKLLSNTYPLTIYHYFKVVDYPRNEAGELEGMIHPQLQGRDYQELNPGDPMFLTFDGTTIYYEEEATVWPVFINEVAYYEKGVAMCLTKKEIVSV from the coding sequence ATGAGTAATTCTGAAGCAAACAACCTTAAAACTATTAATAAAGTTGCCATTGTAGGAGGAACCCACGGCAATGAATTTACCGGTGTATACCTTGTCAAAAAGTTTGATAAATTTCCAGAATTAATCACTAGACCTAGTTTTGAAACCTTGACAAAAATAGGTAATCCCCAAGCCTTTAAAGCTGCTAGGAGATATATTGATACAGACTTAAACCGCTGCTTTGCTAAAAGTGACCTGGAAAATCCTGAGCTTTCTTTGCTAGAACAAACCCGAGCCAAAGAGATGGCTAAAACCCTAGGGCCAAAAGGCAATTCCCAGGTAGATTTTATTCTAGATTTGCACAGTAGCAGTGCTAATATGGGGTTTACTATAATTCTCGTCAACAACGACCCCTTTAATTTACAACTTGCTGCTTATCTGAGTTCCCTTGACCCCTTAGTTAGAGTTTTAAGTTCCATTGAACCAGGTAAAGAAAATCCCTTTGTAAATTCTCTATGTAATTTCGGCTGTTCTATTGAAGTCGGTCCCATTGCACCAGCTAGTCTCAAGGGCGATATTTTTCAGAAAACTGAAGCTTTAATTTACGCCACGTTAGATTATATTGAAGATTATAATAACGGTAAACTTTTATCTAACACTTATCCCCTTACCATTTATCACTATTTCAAAGTAGTTGACTATCCCAGAAATGAAGCTGGTGAACTAGAAGGTATGATTCATCCTCAGCTCCAGGGCAGAGATTATCAAGAACTCAATCCTGGTGACCCCATGTTTCTGACCTTCGATGGCACCACAATTTACTATGAAGAAGAAGCTACGGTTTGGCCAGTATTTATTAATGAAGTTGCCTACTATGAAAAAGGAGTAGCGATGTGTTTGACTAAAAAAGAGATAGTTAGTGTTTAG
- a CDS encoding DUF1802 family protein — translation MGRWGDGTFNCLTPTPDSRLPTPDSRLPTPYSLLRVILTSYPRKTQTSYCYQKSSITKLMLSSTTHALKEWAVAVNALEAGKTIMLLRKGGIREQGNCFSVAHHQVLLYPTYEHQKPNLLKPDYGGVVKPVPSGWHPETVRIGSWASITDILPVTEQSTVAALLPYHIWNEEFVSERWKWKPRQPLYVLLLRTYQLPEPVITPYHQEYGGCRSWIDLVEPISYEGVVPVWNDGEYIEQVREIRSLIED, via the coding sequence ATGGGGAGATGGGGAGATGGTACATTCAATTGTCTTACCCCGACTCCCGACTCCCGACTCCCGACTCCCGACTCCCGACTCCCGACTCCCTATTCCCTACTGAGAGTAATCTTGACATCCTATCCTAGGAAAACGCAAACCTCTTATTGTTATCAGAAAAGTTCGATTACTAAACTTATGCTTTCAAGTACTACCCATGCCCTGAAAGAATGGGCTGTTGCGGTTAATGCCTTAGAAGCGGGCAAAACGATTATGCTGTTGCGCAAAGGCGGTATTCGTGAACAGGGCAACTGCTTCAGTGTGGCTCACCACCAGGTTTTACTCTACCCTACCTATGAGCATCAAAAGCCTAATTTGCTTAAACCTGACTATGGGGGAGTTGTGAAACCTGTGCCCTCAGGTTGGCATCCGGAAACGGTTCGGATTGGTAGCTGGGCGTCTATTACTGATATTTTACCAGTAACGGAGCAATCCACTGTTGCTGCTCTGCTACCCTATCATATTTGGAATGAAGAATTTGTGAGTGAGCGTTGGAAGTGGAAGCCACGTCAACCTTTATATGTACTGCTGTTGCGTACTTATCAGTTACCTGAGCCTGTGATCACTCCCTACCACCAAGAGTACGGAGGCTGTCGCTCATGGATTGATTTAGTTGAACCGATTTCTTACGAGGGAGTTGTACCAGTTTGGAATGATGGGGAGTATATCGAACAAGTTAGAGAAATTCGTAGTCTGATCGAAGATTGA
- the cruF gene encoding gamma-carotene 1'-hydroxylase CruF gives MKKTVTAERGFLVGHILSMAFGLAGILLVLPNTEFITHLTQFGQTALVWSMAGGGAAYILLGTIAVSIYAYRVCGAWHWLGFMLPAIALSLGSELLGTSTGFPFGHYHYLSGLGYKIAGLVPFTIPLSWFYLGFSAYLIARVGLGNLSIPNWSKCLGAIAIGALLLTSWDFVLDPAMSQTNVPFWIWEQPGAFFGMPYQNFAGWLGTGIVFMSVATLIWSFKPVTISSNSLDLPLAIYLSNLAFATIMSLASGIYTPVYLGLVLGILPALLLYKSAKSAPEAS, from the coding sequence ATGAAAAAAACCGTAACTGCCGAGAGGGGTTTCTTAGTTGGTCATATTCTGTCCATGGCTTTTGGCTTAGCAGGAATCTTATTAGTATTACCGAACACAGAATTTATTACTCATTTGACTCAATTCGGACAAACAGCCCTAGTTTGGTCAATGGCTGGCGGTGGTGCTGCCTATATACTCTTAGGGACTATTGCAGTATCTATTTATGCCTATCGCGTCTGTGGTGCTTGGCATTGGTTAGGTTTCATGTTGCCAGCTATTGCTCTTTCCCTAGGAAGTGAATTATTAGGCACTAGCACTGGCTTTCCGTTTGGCCACTATCATTACTTGAGTGGTTTAGGCTACAAAATCGCTGGTTTGGTTCCTTTTACGATTCCTTTATCTTGGTTCTATCTTGGCTTTAGTGCTTACCTAATCGCCCGTGTTGGCCTAGGGAATCTGAGCATACCTAACTGGTCTAAGTGTTTAGGCGCGATCGCTATTGGTGCCCTATTACTGACGTCCTGGGATTTTGTGCTGGATCCCGCTATGAGCCAAACCAATGTACCGTTTTGGATCTGGGAGCAACCAGGTGCTTTTTTTGGGATGCCCTATCAAAATTTTGCAGGCTGGCTAGGTACTGGAATTGTATTTATGAGTGTAGCTACCTTAATTTGGAGCTTTAAACCAGTAACGATATCGAGTAACAGCCTAGACTTACCTCTAGCTATCTATTTGAGTAACTTGGCTTTTGCTACGATTATGAGCCTTGCTAGTGGGATTTACACTCCTGTATATCTCGGTTTAGTGTTGGGAATATTACCAGCATTACTGCTGTACAAATCGGCAAAGTCTGCTCCAGAAGCATCGTAA
- the cruG gene encoding 2'-O-glycosyltransferase CruG: MNVTAVAAIALILLLSQGIATLILLARLFKGATRRQPLVKQEPTPDLLGKVSIVVPTLNEVERIAPCLEGLTRQSYPVREIIVVDSNSEDGTPELVKKAGFFDPRFRLTNDPPLPPGWVGRPWALHNGFLESSEHSEWILGIDADTRPQPGLVETMVKAAQEEGYQLLSLSPQFILQEPGEWWLQPALLMTLLYRCESAGVRQPRPETVMANGQCFLVRRSVLAELGGYQGAASSFCDDVTLARQAARAGFSVGFLDGSKLIQVRMYEGFRQTWAEWGRSLDLKDATSWTQLGQDLWLLLSVQGLPIPLSVLLLACLAGGYSSIPLLAATGLNLFLVLIRLALLWAIYPCYQRLEHFSPAALLFWLSPLADPLAVVRIFLSAGQQPTQWRGRVYPPSS; the protein is encoded by the coding sequence GTGAACGTAACCGCTGTGGCAGCTATTGCCCTCATCCTGCTCCTTTCTCAGGGTATAGCCACTCTAATTCTTTTGGCTCGTCTGTTCAAAGGCGCTACCCGCCGTCAACCTCTGGTAAAGCAAGAACCAACCCCAGATTTACTGGGTAAGGTAAGTATCGTGGTACCAACACTCAATGAAGTCGAGCGCATTGCACCTTGCTTGGAAGGCTTAACTCGTCAAAGTTATCCAGTAAGAGAAATCATCGTCGTCGATAGTAATTCTGAGGATGGTACACCGGAATTGGTCAAGAAGGCTGGCTTTTTCGATCCCCGTTTTCGACTCACTAACGATCCTCCCCTTCCTCCTGGTTGGGTCGGTCGTCCTTGGGCATTACACAATGGTTTCTTAGAAAGCTCAGAGCATAGTGAGTGGATTTTGGGGATTGATGCTGATACCAGACCCCAACCGGGTTTAGTGGAAACTATGGTTAAGGCAGCGCAGGAGGAAGGCTATCAGCTGCTGTCTTTGTCCCCTCAATTTATCCTCCAAGAGCCGGGGGAGTGGTGGTTACAACCAGCGCTGCTGATGACTTTGCTATATCGATGTGAATCGGCTGGAGTACGCCAACCTAGACCAGAAACAGTGATGGCAAATGGGCAATGCTTCCTAGTTCGTCGCTCGGTTTTAGCTGAGTTGGGAGGATATCAAGGTGCAGCTAGCTCTTTCTGCGATGATGTTACCCTAGCGCGTCAGGCAGCTAGAGCTGGTTTCTCAGTTGGTTTCCTCGATGGGTCTAAGTTAATTCAGGTACGGATGTACGAAGGGTTTAGGCAGACTTGGGCAGAATGGGGACGCTCCCTGGATTTAAAAGATGCTACCTCGTGGACTCAACTAGGACAAGACCTTTGGTTGCTCTTATCTGTTCAAGGTCTTCCTATACCACTTTCTGTGCTGTTACTCGCCTGTTTAGCTGGGGGATATAGTTCTATTCCTTTACTAGCAGCGACAGGTTTAAATTTGTTCTTGGTGTTGATCAGGTTAGCTCTGCTCTGGGCAATTTATCCTTGCTACCAGCGTCTAGAACACTTTTCCCCTGCTGCTTTGTTATTCTGGTTATCTCCTCTGGCCGATCCGTTGGCTGTAGTTCGCATTTTCCTTTCTGCTGGGCAACAACCGACTCAGTGGCGAGGACGAGTTTATCCGCCTAGTAGTTGA
- the purL gene encoding phosphoribosylformylglycinamidine synthase subunit PurL yields the protein MPTNSSTSFSPEEIAAEGLTPSEYEEIVQRLGRHPNKAELGMFGVMWSEHCCYKNSRPLLKQFPTEGKRILVGPGENAGVVDLGDGLQLAFKIESHNHPSAVEPFQGAATGVGGILRDIFTMGARPIAVLNSLRFGTLDNANTRRLFNGVVAGISHYGNCVGVPTVGGEVYFDRAYTGNPLVNVMALGLMETPEIVTSGASGVGNPVLYVGSTTGRDGMGGASFASAELTDQSLDDRPAVQVGDPFLEKSLIEACLEAFQTGAVVAAQDMGAAGITCSTSEMAAKGGLGIEFDLDLVPARETGMVPYEYLLSESQERMLFVAHKGREQELIDIFHRWGLHAVVAGKVIEEPLVRILFQGEVAAEIPATALADNTPIYQRELLTEPPDYALKAWEWDGESLPPCNVTGIEINSKHHSWNDILGQLLDTPTIASKRWVYRQYDHQVQNNTLILPGNADAAVIRLRPLQQLNVEKLNVGGSTETNLQPLTSNAGVAATVDCNSRYVYLDPYEGAKAVVAEAARNLSCVGAEPLAVTDNLNFGSPEKPVGYWQLASACAGIAEACREMSTPVTGGNVSLYNETIDSDGNPQSIYPTPVVGMVGLIADITKTCGQGWQGEGDLIYLLGLGTKYWENSQSQIKSQTKSQITLGASEYLATIHGMVAGKPPVVDFDLERRVQTVTREGISQGWVNSAHDCAEGGLVVALAESCIAGKLGADITLGYSSESLDLRWDEVLFGEGGSRILVSVTPQQQTSWESYLKEQLGDEEYWQQLGVVQGDNAGLRVLVENGQSVIEVTIQEMCDSWENGIERRLRV from the coding sequence ATGCCCACTAATTCCTCGACCTCCTTTTCCCCAGAAGAGATTGCTGCTGAAGGCTTAACCCCTTCTGAATATGAAGAAATTGTCCAGCGCCTAGGGCGTCATCCCAATAAAGCTGAACTGGGAATGTTCGGTGTGATGTGGTCGGAACATTGCTGCTACAAGAACTCCCGTCCTCTACTGAAGCAATTTCCCACAGAAGGCAAACGTATTCTAGTTGGTCCTGGGGAAAATGCTGGTGTTGTAGACTTGGGTGATGGGCTACAACTGGCATTTAAAATTGAATCCCACAATCACCCCTCAGCGGTAGAACCGTTTCAAGGAGCTGCTACCGGAGTAGGGGGGATTCTACGGGATATTTTTACCATGGGAGCTCGCCCGATTGCCGTCTTAAACTCTCTGCGCTTTGGGACTTTGGATAATGCCAACACTAGACGATTGTTTAATGGGGTAGTAGCAGGAATCAGTCACTATGGCAATTGCGTGGGTGTCCCTACTGTAGGGGGTGAAGTTTACTTTGACCGGGCATACACTGGTAATCCCTTGGTGAATGTGATGGCTCTGGGACTGATGGAAACTCCAGAAATTGTTACCTCTGGAGCCTCTGGAGTTGGAAATCCTGTGCTCTATGTTGGGTCCACTACCGGTAGAGATGGGATGGGAGGGGCAAGTTTTGCTAGTGCCGAACTTACGGATCAATCCCTAGATGACCGCCCAGCGGTGCAAGTGGGGGACCCGTTCCTAGAAAAGTCTTTGATTGAAGCGTGTCTTGAGGCATTCCAAACCGGTGCCGTAGTAGCTGCTCAAGATATGGGAGCTGCTGGCATAACCTGTTCTACTTCAGAAATGGCAGCTAAAGGGGGCTTGGGTATTGAGTTCGATTTAGACCTGGTGCCAGCGCGAGAAACAGGTATGGTGCCTTATGAATACCTGCTGTCGGAATCCCAAGAACGAATGCTGTTTGTTGCCCACAAGGGTCGAGAACAGGAACTGATAGATATTTTCCACCGTTGGGGACTCCATGCTGTGGTAGCAGGTAAGGTAATCGAAGAACCTTTGGTCAGGATTTTGTTCCAAGGAGAGGTAGCAGCAGAAATCCCAGCTACTGCTCTAGCCGATAATACTCCAATTTATCAGCGGGAGCTATTGACAGAACCACCAGACTATGCATTGAAGGCTTGGGAATGGGATGGGGAATCCCTCCCTCCCTGTAATGTTACAGGTATTGAGATTAACAGCAAACATCACAGTTGGAATGACATTCTAGGTCAACTCCTAGATACTCCAACTATTGCGTCGAAACGCTGGGTTTATCGGCAGTACGACCACCAAGTCCAAAACAATACCTTAATTCTGCCAGGAAATGCTGATGCTGCCGTGATTCGGTTACGCCCTTTACAGCAGTTGAATGTTGAAAAGTTGAATGTTGGAGGTTCGACCGAAACTAACCTTCAACCTTTAACCTCTAATGCTGGTGTGGCGGCAACGGTCGATTGTAACTCCCGTTATGTTTATCTTGACCCCTATGAAGGGGCAAAAGCTGTGGTAGCAGAAGCAGCACGGAATCTCAGCTGTGTGGGTGCAGAACCTTTGGCAGTAACCGATAATCTGAATTTTGGTTCTCCAGAAAAGCCTGTGGGTTACTGGCAACTGGCTTCGGCTTGTGCAGGAATAGCAGAGGCTTGCCGGGAAATGAGCACTCCTGTGACTGGGGGGAATGTTTCCTTGTATAACGAAACTATTGATAGTGACGGGAATCCTCAGTCGATTTACCCGACGCCAGTGGTAGGGATGGTGGGATTAATTGCTGATATTACTAAAACCTGTGGTCAAGGTTGGCAAGGTGAAGGGGATTTAATCTATTTATTAGGATTGGGGACTAAATACTGGGAAAATAGTCAATCCCAAATTAAATCCCAAACTAAATCCCAAATTACATTAGGTGCTTCGGAGTATCTGGCAACGATTCATGGCATGGTTGCGGGCAAGCCACCAGTAGTGGATTTTGATTTAGAGCGTCGTGTCCAAACCGTAACGCGAGAGGGTATCAGTCAAGGTTGGGTAAATTCTGCTCATGACTGTGCTGAAGGGGGATTAGTCGTAGCGTTGGCTGAATCCTGTATTGCAGGTAAGTTGGGGGCAGACATTACTCTAGGCTATAGCTCCGAGTCGTTAGACCTGCGCTGGGATGAAGTGCTATTTGGTGAAGGGGGGAGTCGGATTCTGGTTTCTGTAACTCCTCAACAGCAAACAAGTTGGGAATCTTATCTAAAAGAACAGTTAGGGGATGAGGAATATTGGCAACAACTGGGTGTTGTTCAAGGGGACAATGCTGGTTTACGAGTACTGGTGGAAAATGGTCAGTCTGTGATTGAAGTGACAATTCAGGAGATGTGTGATTCTTGGGAGAATGGGATTGAAAGGCGTTTGAGAGTTTAG